CTCCGTGAACGCCCGCATCTCCTCCGGTCCCCCGATCGACCGCACCAGCGAAATTCCCCGCGCCTCGGCGTCCTCTTCGGACACATCGGCCCACGCGCCGCCCGCTAGGCCGTACATCGCCATCCGGCCGCCGCGGCGCAGCAGGCCGGACGCCGCCGTGCCGATCGCGCCACCGACGCCGTCGAACACGACGTCCACCTCGCCGGCCGAAGACGTCCAGTCCGGCGCGAGGTAGTCGACGACGGCGTCGGACCCGAGCACGCGAGCCACCTTCCCCGGCCCGCCCGCCGCGCCGATCACCGTGGCTCCCGCCGCCTTCGCCAGCTGGACCAGCAGGCCGCCGACACCACCCGCCGCCGCCTCGACCAGGACTCGATCGCCCGGGCGCACCCTGGCCGCATGCACCAAGCCGGTCGCCGTCCGGCCGTCCGCGAGGAGCGCCACCGCCGCGTCGAGCGACAGCGCGGATGGCACCTCGAACACCGTCGCCGCGTCCACCGCGACGCGCTCGGCGTACCCGCCGGACCCGCCCGTCGACGTGACCACACGCTGCCCGGCCAGCCCCGGGTCCACGCCCGCGCCGACCGCGCTGATCAGGCCGCCGACGCCGTTGCCCGGGATCACCGGCAGCGAAGCCCGGAACGGCCCCGGAGCGCCCGCCCGGAACTGCGTTTCGACGAACGTGGTGTTCACGAACGCCACCTCCACCAGCACCTGGCCGGGCCCCGCCACCGGATCCGGCGCGTCCCCCGGGACCAGCACTTCCGGACCACCGAACTCTCTCAACCACACCGCGCGCATGGCCCCACGCTGCAACTTCAAGTGAAGTCGAAGTCAAGGACCTTGTCCGAAGAGCACCATGAATGGCCGGAAGAACTGTCCGCTCAGCACGATGACACCGCCGTCCGGGTGGCTCACCGTGAGTGGCAACACCGCACCGATTCCGGACGCAGACCGACCCAGGAGGCCGACCGTGCGTATCGCCGTTCCCCGTGAAATCAAGAAGCACGAGTACCGGGTCGCGTTGACCCCGGCCGGGGTGCACGAGCTGGTCAGCCGCGGACACGACGTCTTCGTCGAGACGGGCGCCGGGGCCGGTTCCTCGATCACCGACGAGGAGTACGTCGACGCCGGCGCGAAGATCCTCGCCACCGCCGACCAGACCTGGGCCGAGGGCGAGCTCGTCCTCAAGGTCAAGGAGCCGATCGCCGAGGAGTACCCCCGGCTGCGCGCCGGCCAGGTCCTCTTCACCTACCTGCACATCGCCGCCGACCGGCCGCTGACCGAAGCGCTGCTGGCCGCCGGCACCACCGCGATCGCCTACGAGACGGTGCAGACCGCGAGCGGCGCCCTTCCGCTGCTCGCCCCGATGTCCGAGGTCGCGGGCCGGCTGGCCCCGCAGGTCGGCGCGTTCTCCCTGATGAAGCCCAGCGGCGGCCGCGGTGTGCTGCCCGGCGGCATCCCCGGCGTGCACCCGGCGCGCGTCGTCGTCATCGGCGGCGGTGTGGCGGGCCTGAACGCCGCCCGCGTCGCACTCGGCCTCGGCTCGGACGTCGAGATCCTGGACACCAACGTCGACCGCCTCCGCCAGATCGACAACGACTTCGGGGGCCGCATCCGCACGGTGACGTCGAACCGGCTGTCGGTCGAGGAGTCCGTGCTGCAGGCCGACCTGGTCATCGGCGCGGTGCTGGTGCCGGGCGCGAAGGCACCGAAGCTGGTCTCGAACGACCTGGTAGCCCGCATGAAGCCGGGCAGCGTGCTCGTCGACATCGCGATCGACCAGGGCGGCTGCTTCGCCGACTCGCGTCCGACCACGCACGACGACCCGACCTACACCGTGCACGAGTCCCTCTTCTACTGCGTCGCGAACATGCCCGGCGCGGTGCCGCGGACGTCGACCTACGGCCTCACGAACGTCACGCTGCCCTACGCGGTCCAGCTGGCCGAGCACGGCTGGAAGGCCGCGCTGCAGGCCGACGCCGCGCTCGCGAAGGGCCTCAACACGCACGCGGGCGCCCTGACGAACGGCCCGGTCGCGGTGGCCCACGACCTGCCGCACACGCCGCTGGACACCGTCCTCGCCTGAACTATCCGACCCGAGCGGGCCCCTGTCGTTCACCGGCAGGGGCCCGCTCCCCTTTTCCGGCCACCGCCAGAAGTCAGGCGCCCGCGGTCACCACGTGGTAACCGGCGCCGCGGACCGTCCGGATGGTCTCGGCCCCGAACGGGACGTCGATCTTGCGCCGCAGCGCGCTTACGTGCACCTCCACCAGGTTGGCCGTGGCGGAAGCGGCGAAGTCCCAGAGGTTGTCGACCAGTTCGGCCTTCGTGACGACCTGCCCGGGCCGCTGCATGAGGTAGGCGAGGAGGGCGAACTCCTTGCCGGTGAGCGTGATGTCGGCCGTGCCGCGCCGGCAGGTCCGGCCGGCCTCGTCGAGTTCGAGGTCCCCCAGTTTGAGGACGCCCGGCCGGGTGGCGCCGCCGCGGCGGATCAGGGCGCGCAGGCGGGAGAGGAGGACGCCGTAGGAGAAGGGCTTCGGGAGGAAGTCGTCGGCCCCGGTGTCGAGGGCCTCGATCTCGTCGTCCTCGCCGTCCTTGGCGGTGAGCATCAGGATGGGAGTGCTGTTCCCCTGCTCCCGCAGCCGCCGGCAGACGCGATAGCCGTTCAGCCCCGGCAGCATGATGTCCAGGATGATCGCGGAGTACGGGTGTTCGGTGGCGTGCCAGAGGGCGTCCCGCCCGTTGTGGGCGACGTCGACGGCGTACCCCTCGGCGGTCAGCCCGGCCCGCAGCGCCTCGGCCAGCCGCCGTTCGTCCTCCACGAGCAAGATCCGCATCGCGTCACGATGCCACAGACCTGCGGTGACGCGGAAAGTCCGGGTTCTT
This window of the Amycolatopsis balhimycina FH 1894 genome carries:
- a CDS encoding zinc-binding dehydrogenase; this translates as MRAVWLREFGGPEVLVPGDAPDPVAGPGQVLVEVAFVNTTFVETQFRAGAPGPFRASLPVIPGNGVGGLISAVGAGVDPGLAGQRVVTSTGGSGGYAERVAVDAATVFEVPSALSLDAAVALLADGRTATGLVHAARVRPGDRVLVEAAAGGVGGLLVQLAKAAGATVIGAAGGPGKVARVLGSDAVVDYLAPDWTSSAGEVDVVFDGVGGAIGTAASGLLRRGGRMAMYGLAGGAWADVSEEDAEARGISLVRSIGGPEEMRAFTESALAEAAAGRLVPVIGQRFPLEKAADAHAAIESRATVGKTLLVV
- the ald gene encoding alanine dehydrogenase; translation: MRIAVPREIKKHEYRVALTPAGVHELVSRGHDVFVETGAGAGSSITDEEYVDAGAKILATADQTWAEGELVLKVKEPIAEEYPRLRAGQVLFTYLHIAADRPLTEALLAAGTTAIAYETVQTASGALPLLAPMSEVAGRLAPQVGAFSLMKPSGGRGVLPGGIPGVHPARVVVIGGGVAGLNAARVALGLGSDVEILDTNVDRLRQIDNDFGGRIRTVTSNRLSVEESVLQADLVIGAVLVPGAKAPKLVSNDLVARMKPGSVLVDIAIDQGGCFADSRPTTHDDPTYTVHESLFYCVANMPGAVPRTSTYGLTNVTLPYAVQLAEHGWKAALQADAALAKGLNTHAGALTNGPVAVAHDLPHTPLDTVLA
- a CDS encoding response regulator transcription factor; the encoded protein is MRILLVEDERRLAEALRAGLTAEGYAVDVAHNGRDALWHATEHPYSAIILDIMLPGLNGYRVCRRLREQGNSTPILMLTAKDGEDDEIEALDTGADDFLPKPFSYGVLLSRLRALIRRGGATRPGVLKLGDLELDEAGRTCRRGTADITLTGKEFALLAYLMQRPGQVVTKAELVDNLWDFAASATANLVEVHVSALRRKIDVPFGAETIRTVRGAGYHVVTAGA